A window from Cydia pomonella isolate Wapato2018A chromosome 8, ilCydPomo1, whole genome shotgun sequence encodes these proteins:
- the LOC133520283 gene encoding uncharacterized protein LOC133520283, with protein MCISIKICFFFQFDRIYLILDDRDTIRFVAQNDDFFSFTIQIEECSTPGQTFSSALDEDHLREQRVDCYETRLPLMFPVLSLDGTKLESVSPKGGVPLSCSAKVIAT; from the exons ATGTGtatatctataaaaatatgttttttttttcagtttgacAGAATTTACCTCATCTTGGACGATAGAGACACAATCAGGTTCGTCGCCCAGAACGACGATTTTTTCTCATTCACGATTCAAATCGAAGAATGCAG TACACCTGGCCAAACGTTTTCTTCCGCATTAGACGAAGATCACCTTCGCGAACAGAGGGTAGACTGCTACGAGACCAGACTACCTTTAATGTTCCCCGTGCTCTCGCTAGATGGCACTAAACTGGAATCTGTGTCGCCTAAGGGCGGAGTTCCTTTAAGCTGCTCTGCAAAAGTAATAGCGACgtag